Below is a genomic region from Desulfuromonas sp..
ACCAGGTGGGCCGTGAACGCCTCGAGCCCCTCGGGAACGGGCTCGGGCGTGAGGGTTCTCAGGTAAACGGTTTGGTTCGGTTTGAAATACTTGGAAAATTGCATTGATGACCCCGGCCCGGTTACCCCTTTAATAGCATAAAAACCGCTGGCAGGGGAGTTTGAAATGCATTGGAGAGGGAAGGGCGGTGTGTTATAAGGGTTTGGTAAACCCGAAAAGAAAGGTTGGGATGAAAAAGGGGATATTGCGAACAGCCTCTGTCTTGAGACTCGCCCTTGCCCTGCTGGCGACTTCCGCCCTGATGCTGGTTCCGGTTGCAGCGGCCTGGGGGGAGACAGTCGTGAGGGTCGGTTTTTACGACAACCGACCCCTGTCCTTTGTCGGGCCAGGCGGAGCATATAAGGGCATCACGGTTGATCTGCTCGAGCATGTCGCCCGCCAGGAGGGGTGGCGGCTGGAATACGTCCCGGGTACCTGGGCACAGGCCCTGGAGCGCCTGGAACATGGAAATATCGACCTGCTCTCCCCCATCGCCTATTCCGAAGAGCGCGCCAAAAGGTTCGACTTCAACAAAGAGACCCTTATCAACAACTGGGGCCAGGTATATCTCCCTTCCGACTCGGCCATCGACACGATTCTCGACCTGGCCGGCAAGCGCATCGCCGTTCTCGGCAACGACATCTATGAACGCCACTTCCTCGACCTGCTCGAAAGGTTCAATATCCGCTGCGAGATCGTCCAGGTCGTGGATTATCACGAGGTCTTCAGCCTGCTCCGCGACCAACGTGTCGACGCCGGTGTGGTCAACCGGCTGTTCGGCCGGCAGTTCGAGAACCGCTACGGGGTGAGGCGCAGCTCCATTGTCTTTCTTCCCATCGATGTGCGCTACGCCGCACCCAAGGGGGGGGGAGATAGGCTTCTGGCGACCCTCGACGCTCGTCTGCGGGAGTTGAAACAGGACAAAAGCTCCCGCTACTATGGGGTGATTGACCGTTATCTCGGAAACACCGAAAGCAGGGTGTTTTCCAAGTGGGTCAAGTGGGGCCTCTTTATCGCTGCCGCCCTGCTGCTCCTTCTGGGAACCCTTAGCCTGCTGCTGCGGGTCCAGGTGCGGGCCAAGACAAGGGCCCTGGCCGAGCGCAACCGGCTCCTGGAGAAAGAGATTGAAGAGCGGCAGCTGGCCGAGGTCGCCCTCAAGGAGAGCGAGGGACGCTACCGCTCCCTGGTGGAGAACATCGACCTGGGCATCTCCCTCAAGGACCGCAGGCACCGTTTCGTGACGACCAATACGGCCCTGGGCCGGCTGACGGGGGTTCCCACCGAGAACCTCTCCGGCAAGGTCTGTTACCAGGCTCTGTGGAACAATGACTCGCCCTGTTCCGACTGCCCGGGTACGGTGGCCATGACCGTTCTGGAGCCGCACACCATCGAGCGCCTGCGGAAGCACCCCGACGGCAGGGACATCACCCTGCGCATCCACGCATTCCCCCTGAAGGACGGGCAGGGGCAGGCCTCCGGTTTTATCGAGGTGGTCGAGGACATTACCCGGGAGAAGGAAATCGACAGGCTCCGCATCGAACTGCTGTCCACTGCCGCCCACGAGTTCCGCACGCCCCTCGCATCAATTTTCGGCTTTGCCGAACTGCTCCTGTCCCTGGAGGAGGTCTCTGCCGAGGATC
It encodes:
- a CDS encoding ATP-binding protein codes for the protein MRLALALLATSALMLVPVAAAWGETVVRVGFYDNRPLSFVGPGGAYKGITVDLLEHVARQEGWRLEYVPGTWAQALERLEHGNIDLLSPIAYSEERAKRFDFNKETLINNWGQVYLPSDSAIDTILDLAGKRIAVLGNDIYERHFLDLLERFNIRCEIVQVVDYHEVFSLLRDQRVDAGVVNRLFGRQFENRYGVRRSSIVFLPIDVRYAAPKGGGDRLLATLDARLRELKQDKSSRYYGVIDRYLGNTESRVFSKWVKWGLFIAAALLLLLGTLSLLLRVQVRAKTRALAERNRLLEKEIEERQLAEVALKESEGRYRSLVENIDLGISLKDRRHRFVTTNTALGRLTGVPTENLSGKVCYQALWNNDSPCSDCPGTVAMTVLEPHTIERLRKHPDGRDITLRIHAFPLKDGQGQASGFIEVVEDITREKEIDRLRIELLSTAAHEFRTPLASIFGFAELLLSLEEVSAEDQREYLTYIYEKSEDLSSLVDQLLDVTRIDEGRGLDLNLKPCTLEEVMERAVRPFRTRSKSVRLEVELAPDLAVLQADRGKIEQVMENLLSNAFKYSPRGGRVLVAGERDGDMCRVTVSDQGIGMTPAQQERAFEKFYRADTSDTAPSGTGIGLSIARSIIESHNGEIWLESTAGQGTTVHFTIPLHSAARSA